In a single window of the Pseudorca crassidens isolate mPseCra1 chromosome 9, mPseCra1.hap1, whole genome shotgun sequence genome:
- the MRPL16 gene encoding large ribosomal subunit protein uL16m, with translation MWRLLARARAPVLRARLLDSWAAPPASAGLKTLLPVPTFEDVSIPEKPKLRFVERVPLVPKVRREPKNLSDIRGPSTEATEFTEGNFAILALGGGYLHWGHFEMMRLTINRSMDPKNMFALWRVPAPFKPITRKSMGQRMGGGKGAIDHYVTPVKAGRLIVEMGGRCEFQEVRGFLNQVAHKLPFPAKAVSRETLEKMWKDREERERNNQNPWTFERIVTANMLGIRKVLSPYDLTHKGRYWGKFYMPERV, from the exons ATTCTTGGGCAGCGCCGCCCGCCAGCGCTGGCCTAAAGACGCTGCTCCCGGTGCCCACTTTTGAAG ATGTTTCCATTCCTGAAAAGCCCAAGCTTAGATTTGTTGAAAGGGTACCACTTGTGCCAAAAGTGAGAAGAGAGCCTAAAAACCTGAGTGACATAAGGGGACCTTCCACTGAAGCCACTGAGTTCACTGAAGGCAATTTTGCGATCTTG GCACTGGGTGGCGGTTACCTCCACTGGGGGCATTTTGAAATGATGCGCCTGACAATCAACCGGTCTATGGACCCCAAGAACATGTTTGCCTTATGGCGAGTACCAGCCCCTTTCAAGCCCATCACCCGCAAGAGTATGGGACAGCGCATGGGGGGCGGCAAAGGTGCCATCGACCACTACGTGACCCCTGTGAAGGCTGGCCGCCTCATAGTAGAGATGGGCGGGCGTTGTGAATTCCAAGAGGTACGGGGTTTCCTCAACCAGGTTGCCCACAAGTTGCCCTTCCCCGCGAAGGCCGTGAGCCGTGAGACTCTAGAGAAGATGTGGAAAGATCGAGAAGAACGAGAACGGAACAACCAAAACCCCTGGACCTTTGAGCGCATTGTCACTGCCAACATGCTGGGGATACGGAAAGTGCTGAGCCCCTACGACCTGACCCATAAGGGGCGATACTGGGGCAAGTTCTACATGCCTGAGCGTGTGTAG